From the Priestia koreensis genome, one window contains:
- a CDS encoding S9 family peptidase has protein sequence MNVTETKRKVEINDLYKLSTAYDAQLSPDGKSAVYVVRKINEETAQYVSNLYVVDLETKEERQWTFGEHLHQTPTFSPDGTMLAFVSNRTKTNQIYLLPVNGGEAKQLTFFHKGASNPIWSPDGKMLLCSAGVKSGETIHTKEEQNEKKELQPLVVDRLIYKADGRGFINDTYSQIALIHIDSGESVQLTEGDHSYAASCWSPDGTAVVYSANLSDDPDDVFTSDLYVYNIDSKETVNLTTGQGSFGRASWSPNGSYLAFLGSQEENQTVTTTKIWLYDFSAQKMHCITKEWDVDVEDVGVGDLHSWRRNPGLIWTADSKGFYFLMSDQGNVGVYHGTVEGELTPVLFENLHVYDLSVHSNGEQAVVGISTPTLPGELYTLNLTSGDREQITHLHDAFLDDVVLAGAESFTIKASDGWDLQCWLMKPAGYEEGEKYPLILEIHGGPHMMYGNTFVHEFQTLTASGYGVLYINPRGSKGYGQVFADAVRGDYGGKDYQDLMDAVDYVIREYDFVDETRLGVTGGSYGGFMTNWIVGQTDRFKAAVTQRSISNWISFYGVSDIGYFFTEREIKSDLYNNIEALWKHSPLRLADKVNTPLLILHGELDYRCPIEQGEQLFNALKRKGKETRFIRFPEATHDLSRSGDPKLRLDRLTYIRDWFQQYV, from the coding sequence ATGAATGTGACAGAAACGAAAAGAAAAGTAGAAATTAACGATTTATATAAATTATCAACAGCCTACGACGCTCAGTTATCTCCTGATGGAAAATCTGCTGTGTACGTTGTTCGAAAAATTAATGAAGAAACCGCTCAATATGTATCCAACTTATACGTGGTTGATCTTGAAACGAAAGAAGAACGCCAATGGACATTCGGTGAACATCTTCACCAAACACCGACTTTTTCACCTGATGGGACCATGCTTGCATTTGTTTCCAACCGTACGAAAACAAATCAAATCTATTTACTTCCAGTCAATGGAGGAGAAGCAAAACAGCTAACCTTCTTCCACAAAGGGGCCTCTAACCCGATCTGGTCACCAGACGGTAAAATGCTTCTCTGTTCAGCAGGTGTCAAAAGTGGAGAAACCATCCATACAAAAGAAGAACAGAACGAGAAAAAAGAACTTCAACCTCTAGTTGTGGATCGATTAATTTATAAAGCAGATGGAAGAGGATTTATCAATGATACATACTCTCAAATTGCTTTAATACATATTGATTCAGGCGAATCCGTGCAGCTAACGGAGGGGGATCATTCATACGCTGCATCGTGCTGGTCACCTGATGGCACGGCCGTTGTTTATTCCGCTAATTTATCAGATGATCCAGATGATGTCTTTACATCCGATTTGTACGTGTATAACATCGATTCCAAAGAAACCGTAAATTTAACTACAGGTCAAGGTTCTTTCGGACGTGCATCCTGGTCACCTAACGGATCATACCTAGCGTTTTTAGGATCACAAGAAGAAAATCAAACGGTGACAACGACAAAAATTTGGTTATACGACTTTTCCGCTCAGAAAATGCATTGCATTACAAAAGAATGGGATGTGGATGTAGAAGATGTCGGAGTGGGTGACCTGCATTCATGGAGACGAAATCCAGGATTAATATGGACAGCTGATAGTAAAGGGTTTTACTTCTTAATGAGCGATCAAGGAAATGTCGGAGTCTATCATGGAACGGTTGAAGGTGAGTTAACACCTGTGTTGTTTGAAAACCTCCATGTGTACGATTTGAGCGTGCATTCAAACGGGGAACAAGCCGTCGTTGGGATCAGCACACCAACATTGCCAGGAGAGTTATACACGCTGAATTTAACAAGCGGTGACAGAGAACAAATTACCCACCTTCACGATGCGTTTCTTGATGATGTGGTTCTCGCTGGAGCAGAATCCTTTACGATCAAAGCCTCAGACGGCTGGGATTTGCAGTGCTGGCTTATGAAACCTGCCGGTTATGAAGAAGGAGAGAAATATCCGCTAATCCTTGAAATTCACGGTGGCCCTCATATGATGTACGGAAATACATTTGTACATGAGTTTCAAACGCTTACTGCAAGTGGATATGGTGTTTTATACATTAATCCAAGAGGAAGCAAAGGATATGGACAAGTCTTTGCGGATGCAGTTCGAGGGGATTACGGTGGAAAAGATTATCAGGATTTAATGGATGCTGTAGACTATGTGATTCGCGAATATGATTTTGTGGACGAAACGCGTCTTGGAGTTACAGGCGGCAGCTACGGTGGATTTATGACGAACTGGATTGTTGGACAAACGGATCGTTTTAAAGCTGCGGTCACACAGCGTTCGATTTCGAACTGGATTAGCTTCTACGGCGTTAGTGACATCGGCTACTTCTTTACAGAACGAGAGATTAAGAGTGATCTATATAATAACATTGAAGCACTTTGGAAACATTCGCCGCTTCGTTTAGCCGACAAGGTGAATACTCCGCTCCTTATTTTACACGGAGAACTTGATTACAGATGTCCTATTGAACAGGGAGAGCAGCTATTTAATGCGCTAAAAAGAAAAGGAAAAGAAACGCGTTTTATTCGTTTCCCTGAAGCAACGCATGACTTGTCGCGGAGCGGTGATCCAAAACTACGATTGGATCGTTTAACATATATCCGCGATTGGTTTCAGCAATACGTCTAA
- the addB gene encoding helicase-exonuclease AddAB subunit AddB — translation MAVQFLIGRSGSGKTHLFMDDIRKQSKEDPFGDPLIYIAPEQMTHQLEYEFVRDEDLAGMIRAHVFSFRTLTPRILQEVGGFSRQHITQTGMKMMLRKILEKRKEELRVFSKAAEKPGFLTHLEQMVTEFKRYCVSDEMLSDQIQQLADDGDKVLADKLQDLSVIYGDLDTQLADKYVGTEDQLRLLAEKIPESSYLREATVYIDGFHMFTPQEIEVVGQLMKTSKDVFISLTGDRVYDQPFINELDLFHVTAQTYHQLHQVAMEHGVEVKGAHVLEESRRYSEHEGLHYLERFFDDRAIGSFQGETEDIELLPAANRRAEVEGIARKIQTFVRENNYRYRDIAIMVRNTSDYQDLFDVVFKDYEIPYFIDQKKAMFHHPLVELIRSSLEVARGSWRYETIFRAVKTDLLFPVKANYQKLREEMDVFENYVLAYGINGKRWTSSERWTYRRYRSLEDMDVPQTEQELRFEDKINELRELIVTPIHTLQKRFKKAKTGRELTEALFNYLTELKIPKKMQRLQEAAAENGDLRLAKEHDQAWESVLELMDQFVEMMGDEKISLTLFADIMEAGLESMEFALVPPAMDQVLIANVERSRLPDIKMTFIVGFNEGVFPAKPQGDGVLSDQEREQLLDSGVQLAAGTRKRLFEEQFLIYLATSSPSERLCISYPLANEEGKTMLASMYVNRIKEMFPVVKETFLVQDPGNVPDDEQIHFVSNPRTTLSYLAGQMQAWKRQYPMSDIWWSAYNHLMEKDQMWKLYSHRVLSALFYKNEAKRLTKETSYHLYGKHIQASVSRMEKYQACPFSHFASHGLRLKERKAFKLAAPDIGELFHAALKMISEQLRSDQKDWRQLTKKDCQTLSLNAVNELAPRLQNEILLSSNRHHYLKHKLQQIIERASMILSEHAKASGFEPIGLEMAFGPDGDLPSIQFELPNGQTMELIGRIDRVDKAESSKGLLLRIIDYKSSDKVLNLVEVYYGLALQMLAYLDVVVTYAEKLVENGHGALPAGVLYFHVHNPMINSSKSMTIDQIEEELFKKFKMKGLLLGDEESVRLMDQSLESGHSKIVSAGIKGSGEFYSNSSVASQEEFSYLRGYMRNKFQEIGTNITDGVVDIAPYKLKDRTPCEFCSYRSVCQFDQAMEENEHRVLPVEKSATILDKIREEGYKID, via the coding sequence ATGGCCGTTCAGTTTTTAATTGGTCGCTCAGGAAGCGGGAAAACACACCTGTTCATGGATGACATTCGTAAGCAGTCCAAAGAAGATCCGTTCGGTGATCCGTTGATTTATATAGCGCCTGAACAAATGACGCACCAGCTTGAATATGAGTTTGTTCGCGACGAAGACCTTGCGGGAATGATTCGCGCGCATGTATTTAGCTTTCGTACGTTGACGCCACGAATTTTACAGGAGGTAGGAGGTTTCAGCCGCCAGCACATCACCCAGACGGGAATGAAAATGATGCTTCGTAAAATTTTGGAGAAGCGGAAAGAAGAGCTACGCGTTTTTAGTAAAGCAGCTGAAAAGCCAGGATTTTTAACTCACTTGGAACAAATGGTGACGGAATTCAAGCGCTACTGCGTTTCAGATGAGATGCTAAGCGATCAAATTCAGCAGCTCGCAGACGATGGTGACAAGGTACTTGCTGATAAGCTTCAAGATTTGTCTGTTATTTATGGAGATCTTGACACGCAGCTTGCTGATAAGTATGTCGGAACAGAGGATCAGCTTCGTTTGTTGGCTGAAAAGATTCCTGAATCATCGTATTTAAGAGAGGCCACCGTGTATATTGATGGATTCCATATGTTTACGCCACAAGAAATAGAAGTGGTGGGTCAACTAATGAAAACGTCTAAGGATGTTTTTATTTCATTAACGGGTGATCGCGTGTATGATCAGCCATTTATTAATGAGTTAGATCTATTTCATGTAACGGCGCAAACCTATCATCAGCTTCATCAAGTGGCAATGGAGCATGGTGTTGAGGTCAAAGGTGCTCATGTATTGGAAGAATCTCGACGCTACAGTGAACATGAAGGACTGCATTATTTAGAACGATTTTTCGATGATCGTGCCATTGGTTCTTTCCAAGGTGAAACCGAGGATATCGAGTTGCTTCCTGCTGCTAATCGCCGAGCAGAGGTTGAGGGGATTGCGAGAAAAATACAGACGTTTGTTCGTGAAAACAACTATCGCTACCGTGATATTGCGATCATGGTACGTAACACATCTGACTATCAAGATTTATTTGACGTCGTGTTTAAAGATTACGAGATTCCTTACTTTATTGATCAAAAGAAAGCGATGTTTCATCATCCACTAGTTGAGCTTATTCGCTCCTCCTTGGAAGTAGCACGAGGGTCATGGCGCTATGAGACAATTTTTAGAGCGGTAAAGACAGACTTATTATTTCCGGTAAAAGCGAATTATCAAAAGCTCCGTGAGGAAATGGATGTGTTTGAGAATTATGTGCTTGCTTACGGAATTAACGGGAAGCGATGGACGAGTTCAGAGCGTTGGACGTATCGCCGTTATCGATCACTTGAGGATATGGATGTTCCACAGACAGAACAGGAGCTTCGTTTTGAAGATAAAATAAACGAATTGCGTGAGCTCATTGTGACGCCTATTCATACGCTACAAAAACGTTTTAAAAAAGCAAAAACGGGACGTGAACTGACAGAAGCTCTATTCAACTATTTAACCGAGCTGAAGATCCCGAAGAAAATGCAACGTCTACAGGAAGCGGCTGCTGAAAACGGCGATCTGCGCCTTGCAAAAGAGCACGATCAGGCGTGGGAATCTGTTCTGGAGCTGATGGATCAGTTTGTTGAAATGATGGGGGATGAAAAGATTTCCCTTACGTTATTTGCTGACATTATGGAAGCAGGGCTTGAGAGCATGGAGTTTGCCCTCGTTCCACCAGCGATGGATCAAGTGCTCATTGCGAACGTGGAGCGGTCTCGTTTGCCAGACATTAAAATGACGTTTATCGTGGGCTTTAATGAAGGGGTATTCCCGGCTAAGCCACAAGGTGACGGTGTGCTTTCGGATCAAGAAAGGGAGCAACTTCTAGATTCTGGAGTCCAGCTGGCAGCAGGAACGAGAAAGCGACTGTTTGAAGAGCAGTTTCTTATTTATTTAGCTACATCGAGTCCATCTGAACGCTTGTGCATCAGTTATCCGCTTGCAAATGAAGAAGGAAAAACGATGCTGGCGTCTATGTATGTTAACCGAATCAAAGAAATGTTTCCAGTCGTGAAGGAAACATTCCTTGTACAGGACCCAGGTAATGTACCTGATGATGAGCAAATTCATTTCGTCTCGAATCCACGAACAACCCTTTCGTATCTTGCAGGGCAAATGCAGGCGTGGAAACGACAGTACCCTATGAGCGATATTTGGTGGAGTGCGTATAACCACTTGATGGAAAAAGATCAAATGTGGAAGCTGTATAGCCATCGCGTACTGAGCGCGTTGTTTTACAAAAATGAAGCAAAGCGACTTACAAAAGAGACAAGCTATCACTTGTACGGAAAGCATATTCAGGCAAGCGTATCACGCATGGAGAAATATCAAGCGTGTCCGTTCTCCCATTTTGCTTCACATGGATTGCGGTTAAAAGAACGAAAAGCGTTTAAGCTTGCGGCGCCTGATATCGGTGAATTGTTCCATGCAGCGCTAAAAATGATTTCCGAACAGCTTCGCAGTGATCAAAAGGACTGGCGTCAGTTGACGAAAAAAGATTGCCAAACGCTCTCGTTAAATGCTGTGAATGAGCTAGCACCACGTTTGCAAAATGAAATCTTGCTAAGCTCAAATCGCCATCACTATCTGAAGCATAAGCTACAACAAATCATTGAAAGAGCATCGATGATTTTAAGTGAGCATGCAAAAGCGAGTGGATTTGAACCAATCGGCTTAGAAATGGCCTTTGGTCCAGATGGTGATCTTCCGTCCATTCAGTTTGAGCTTCCAAACGGGCAAACGATGGAGCTTATCGGTCGTATTGACCGCGTCGATAAAGCAGAAAGCTCAAAAGGTCTGCTTTTACGGATTATTGACTATAAGTCCAGCGATAAGGTACTAAACCTAGTCGAGGTCTATTACGGTTTAGCGCTCCAAATGCTTGCTTATTTAGATGTGGTCGTTACGTATGCAGAAAAGCTCGTAGAAAACGGACATGGAGCGCTTCCGGCAGGAGTTTTATACTTCCACGTTCATAATCCAATGATTAATAGTTCAAAGTCGATGACAATTGATCAAATTGAAGAAGAGCTATTTAAAAAATTTAAGATGAAAGGTCTTTTATTAGGAGATGAAGAGTCCGTTCGACTTATGGACCAATCGCTTGAGAGCGGTCATTCGAAGATTGTTTCGGCTGGAATAAAAGGCTCGGGCGAATTTTATTCAAATTCATCTGTTGCAAGCCAAGAAGAATTTAGCTATTTGCGTGGATATATGCGTAACAAATTCCAAGAAATCGGCACAAACATTACAGACGGTGTGGTCGATATTGCACCTTATAAACTAAAAGATCGTACGCCGTGTGAATTTTGTTCCTATCGATCTGTTTGTCAGTTCGATCAGGCGATGGAGGAAAATGAGCACCGTGTGCTGCCCGTTGAAAAGAGTGCAACGATACTAGACAAAATTCGAGAGGAGGGCTACAAAATTGACTAA
- the phaZ gene encoding intracellular short-chain-length polyhydroxyalkanoate depolymerase, whose product MSTIALKKVDIANGETISYREREGGEQVVILVHGNMTSSKHWDVVLEAMPSQFKLYAVDLRGFGLSTYHEPIKRIKDFSDDLRLFIDELHLQNFSLVGWSTGGAVCMQFVGEYPGYCDKLILLASASTRGYPLYAIGENGTFDVSKRLKTYEDVQTYPNSSTAVQHAFDTGNREFFRSVWNTVIYRAHQPEQRRYEEYLDDMLTQRNLLEVNHSLNTFNISNHDHEAAKGTGLVDHITIPTLVLRGDQDLVVTKEMTDEILADLGSNAVFYSLTGCGHSPLIDDLEQLIHQITSFVNQGGIVDEIRK is encoded by the coding sequence ATGAGTACAATAGCGTTGAAGAAGGTAGATATAGCTAATGGTGAAACGATTTCGTACCGTGAGCGAGAGGGCGGGGAACAGGTGGTTATTCTCGTACATGGGAATATGACGTCTTCTAAACACTGGGATGTGGTGCTTGAGGCGATGCCATCACAATTCAAGCTTTATGCGGTTGACTTAAGGGGATTCGGTTTGTCTACGTATCACGAGCCTATTAAACGCATTAAAGATTTCTCAGATGATTTAAGGCTTTTTATTGATGAACTTCATTTGCAGAATTTCAGTTTAGTAGGATGGTCTACAGGTGGAGCGGTATGCATGCAATTCGTAGGTGAATATCCAGGATATTGTGACAAGCTGATCTTGCTAGCCTCAGCTTCAACAAGAGGTTATCCACTTTATGCGATCGGTGAGAACGGGACATTTGACGTTTCAAAACGCTTAAAAACGTATGAAGACGTACAAACATACCCTAATTCATCTACGGCCGTGCAACACGCGTTTGATACGGGAAATCGTGAATTTTTTAGAAGTGTTTGGAATACGGTTATTTACCGGGCGCATCAGCCAGAGCAGCGTAGATACGAAGAATATTTAGATGATATGCTGACACAGCGCAATCTGTTAGAAGTTAATCATTCGTTAAATACATTTAATATTAGCAATCACGATCATGAGGCAGCAAAGGGGACAGGGCTCGTAGACCATATTACGATTCCAACACTTGTATTAAGAGGGGATCAGGACTTAGTTGTGACAAAAGAAATGACGGATGAAATTTTAGCGGATTTAGGATCGAATGCCGTTTTCTATTCGCTAACAGGCTGTGGACATTCACCGCTTATCGATGATCTAGAACAGCTCATTCATCAAATAACGTCATTCGTTAACCAAGGGGGAATTGTAGATGAGATTAGAAAATAA
- a CDS encoding TVP38/TMEM64 family protein, with amino-acid sequence MNWETIQHVFSMDYMLKLISDYRSLGAIPAILLLMLEAFIPILPLVAFVIANAAAFGLWGGFLISWAGACLGALLVFLLIRKFGRQRFFRFLSHHSGVKRIMNWIEQHGFGPIFLLLCFPFTPSAAINVVAGLSKVSIMQFMLAVLSGKMVMIFMISFIGADLSSFVRQPFKAVIVAVVIFVLWFVGKRVEARLNKTTNEKIKEVS; translated from the coding sequence ATGAACTGGGAGACAATTCAACACGTTTTCTCAATGGATTACATGCTAAAGTTAATTAGCGATTATCGTTCACTCGGAGCAATTCCCGCCATTTTATTGTTGATGCTCGAAGCTTTTATTCCCATTTTGCCACTCGTCGCATTTGTAATAGCAAATGCAGCAGCATTCGGCTTATGGGGTGGGTTTCTCATTTCGTGGGCAGGAGCGTGCTTAGGAGCTTTACTCGTTTTCTTGTTAATTAGAAAATTTGGCAGGCAACGATTTTTTCGTTTTTTAAGTCATCATTCAGGCGTAAAGCGAATAATGAACTGGATTGAACAACATGGTTTTGGTCCCATTTTTCTGTTGCTGTGTTTTCCTTTTACACCGTCTGCGGCCATTAATGTGGTTGCGGGCCTTTCAAAAGTGAGCATTATGCAGTTCATGCTAGCGGTACTAAGTGGAAAAATGGTGATGATCTTTATGATTAGCTTTATTGGAGCGGATCTTTCTTCATTTGTGAGGCAACCATTTAAAGCGGTCATTGTCGCCGTTGTGATCTTCGTTCTATGGTTTGTGGGAAAACGAGTAGAAGCAAGATTAAATAAAACAACAAATGAAAAAATAAAGGAAGTGAGCTGA
- the fabG gene encoding 3-oxoacyl-ACP reductase FabG, with the protein MRLENKVALITGAANGLGLEAAKVFVKEGARVALADFNEELGKKEAEALKEQGGDVEFFQVNVADRQSVDELVKNVVDRFAKIDILINNAGITRDAVLTKMKTEEFQQVIDVNLTGVFHCTQAVVPYMVAQESGKIINTSSVSGVYGNVGQTNYAASKAGVVGMTKSWAKELGRKGINVNAVAPGFIETNMVKTVPQKVIDQLTATIPLQKLGQPSDIAYAYLYLASEESNYVNGTVLHVDGGIMM; encoded by the coding sequence ATGAGATTAGAAAATAAAGTAGCACTTATTACAGGAGCAGCAAATGGGCTTGGCTTAGAGGCAGCCAAAGTGTTTGTGAAGGAAGGGGCACGAGTTGCGCTCGCAGATTTTAATGAAGAGCTTGGAAAAAAAGAAGCAGAAGCATTAAAAGAACAAGGTGGAGACGTTGAGTTTTTTCAAGTGAACGTAGCGGATCGACAAAGCGTGGACGAGTTAGTGAAGAACGTTGTGGATCGCTTCGCAAAAATTGACATCCTAATCAACAATGCGGGAATTACGCGTGATGCTGTGCTAACGAAGATGAAGACAGAAGAATTCCAGCAGGTCATTGATGTAAACTTAACAGGTGTATTTCACTGTACGCAAGCGGTTGTCCCGTATATGGTAGCGCAAGAAAGCGGGAAAATCATCAACACTTCCTCCGTTTCAGGGGTATATGGGAACGTTGGGCAAACGAATTACGCGGCGTCAAAAGCGGGCGTCGTTGGGATGACAAAGTCTTGGGCAAAAGAGCTTGGGCGAAAAGGGATCAATGTAAATGCAGTCGCACCAGGCTTTATCGAAACGAACATGGTGAAGACGGTTCCACAAAAAGTGATTGATCAATTAACAGCAACTATTCCACTACAAAAGCTAGGACAGCCGTCTGATATTGCATATGCGTATTTATATCTTGCATCAGAAGAATCCAACTATGTGAATGGGACGGTGCTTCATGTTGATGGCGGTATTATGATGTAA
- a CDS encoding IDEAL domain-containing protein, which translates to MKNEKSYAEMMKSLANSKQMKEDVDVLALYIDMVIDESLFVRRVEVLEQRINEALDKRNKEDFLSLSREYQELLKVAE; encoded by the coding sequence ATGAAAAACGAAAAATCTTATGCAGAAATGATGAAGTCACTGGCCAACTCTAAGCAAATGAAAGAAGATGTAGACGTTTTAGCGCTGTACATTGATATGGTGATTGATGAGTCCCTATTCGTCCGTCGTGTGGAAGTTTTAGAGCAAAGAATTAACGAGGCATTAGACAAACGTAATAAAGAAGATTTTCTAAGCCTTTCTAGAGAATATCAAGAATTATTAAAAGTAGCTGAATAA